The Nitrospirota bacterium genome includes a window with the following:
- a CDS encoding acetate uptake transporter, translating into MTKSETVSRRIDVLAIGLFGLAVGALTVGMAQIGQIPAVDKVGVLVIALIFGGLVQVLAGVADIRYNEQLGGTALTMYGFFWFTVSLAQLVSMSTTFHFDSALFVPINLVYVFFSAVMVYLTAYRSVALSLLHAIITLTFVSTVCMRLNLISETLPGLAHLAVGILAFYHAIGSLSQAYTGKAIVPLGPPMLHHRTLRNAQVELTGSLEVN; encoded by the coding sequence ATGACAAAGTCAGAAACGGTCAGTCGCCGGATCGATGTGCTAGCTATCGGTTTATTTGGTCTCGCCGTTGGAGCCTTAACCGTTGGCATGGCACAAATCGGACAAATTCCAGCGGTGGATAAAGTGGGGGTGCTGGTCATTGCGCTGATATTTGGCGGTCTAGTGCAGGTGCTCGCCGGGGTTGCCGACATTCGATACAACGAACAGCTTGGAGGGACAGCCCTCACCATGTACGGTTTCTTCTGGTTCACCGTGTCGTTAGCCCAGTTGGTCAGTATGAGCACGACCTTCCATTTTGATAGCGCCCTATTTGTCCCGATCAACCTTGTGTACGTTTTCTTCTCCGCAGTCATGGTTTATTTAACCGCATACCGGTCTGTTGCCTTAAGCCTCCTCCATGCCATCATCACCCTGACATTTGTCTCCACCGTCTGCATGAGGCTGAATCTGATATCGGAGACGCTTCCGGGGTTGGCTCATCTAGCAGTCGGAATCCTCGCCTTTTATCACGCAATTGGCAGTCTCTCGCAGGCCTATACCGGCAAAGCGATTGTGCCACTTGGCCCCCCGATGCTCCACCATCGGACACTAAGAAATGCGCAGGTGGAGTTGACAGGGTCGCTAGAAGTCAATTGA